A single genomic interval of Babylonia areolata isolate BAREFJ2019XMU chromosome 26, ASM4173473v1, whole genome shotgun sequence harbors:
- the LOC143300705 gene encoding uncharacterized protein LOC143300705 isoform X1, with protein sequence MELPTAEFLLPTWRKYTQPPRTQISDCTAAAAGQNKAKKPGKLTPSQAAVSQQLQFQHRLHKGRTHQAQGQVVVVAGVCQTEDSRQFLLLQYEGLQPQPHQPLRRRLMQ encoded by the exons ATGGAGTTGCCCACAGCAGAGTTTCTCCTCCCCACTTGGAGAAAATACACACAGCCTCCAAGGACTCAGATCTCAGACTGCACTGCTGCCGCGGCAGGACAGAACAAAGCCAAGAAGCCAGGGAAGCTGACACCATCCCAG GCAGCAGTGAGCCAGCAGCTTCAGTTCCAGCATCGTCTGCACAAGGGCAGGACCCATCAAGCTCAAGGccaggtggtagtggtggccgGGGTCTGTCAAACAGAAGATAGCAGACAGTTCCTGCTACTGCAGT aTGAAGGACTCCAGCCACAGCCGCATCAGCCACTGAGAAGACGGTTGATGCAGTGA
- the LOC143300705 gene encoding uncharacterized protein LOC143300705 isoform X2, which produces MELPTAEFLLPTWRKYTQPPRTQISDCTAAAAGQNKAKKPGKLTPSQAAVSQQLQFQHRLHKGRTHQAQGQMKDSSHSRISH; this is translated from the exons ATGGAGTTGCCCACAGCAGAGTTTCTCCTCCCCACTTGGAGAAAATACACACAGCCTCCAAGGACTCAGATCTCAGACTGCACTGCTGCCGCGGCAGGACAGAACAAAGCCAAGAAGCCAGGGAAGCTGACACCATCCCAG GCAGCAGTGAGCCAGCAGCTTCAGTTCCAGCATCGTCTGCACAAGGGCAGGACCCATCAAGCTCAAGGccag aTGAAGGACTCCAGCCACAGCCGCATCAGCCACTGA